One window of the Eucalyptus grandis isolate ANBG69807.140 chromosome 6, ASM1654582v1, whole genome shotgun sequence genome contains the following:
- the LOC104448846 gene encoding probable alkaline/neutral invertase B, giving the protein MSSIATDVSMNGSMGNHDTTNSIFEIDDSDILKLMDRPRPVNVERKRSFDEKSYSEMSITLSPRPSYRMADSFHMLDHHEYVYSPGRRSGFHTPRSESYYETLPMIADAWEALRRSVVHFRGQPVGTIAALDHSVEELNYDQVFVRDFVPSALAFLMNGQTEIVKNFLLRTLHLQSREKMVDQFKLGEGVMPTSFKVIHDPARNHETLTADFGESAIGRVAPVDSGFWWIILLRAYTKSTGDSSLAELPECQRGMRLILSLCLSEGFDTFPTLLCADGCCMIDRRMGVYGYPIEIQALFFMALRCALVLLKQEGEGKDLVERIVQRLHALSYHMRNYFWLDLKQLNDIYRYKTEEYSHTAVNKFNVMPDSLPDWVFDFMPSRGGYFIGNVSPARMDFRWFCLGNCVAILSSLATPEQSAAIMDLIEERWEELVGEMPLKICYPAIESHEWTIVTGCDPKNTRWSYHNGGSWPVLLWLLTAACIKTGRPQIARRAIELIESRLSKDHWPEYYDGKLGKYVGKQARKFQTWSIAGYLVAKMMLEDPSHLGMVSLEEDRQLKPLLKRSASWTC; this is encoded by the exons ATGTCCTCAATTGCCACGGACGTGTCGATGAATGGAAGCATGGGAAATCACGACACCACCAACTCAATCTTTGAGATTGATGACTCCGATATTTTGAAGTTAATGGACAGGCCAAGGCCAGTCAACGTGGAGAGAAAGAGGTCGTTTGATGAGAAGTCCTACAGTGAGATGTCGATCACTTTATCGCCTCGTCCTTCTTATAGGATGGCTGATAGCTTTCACATGCTAGACCATCATGAGTATGTATACTCTCCAGGAAGAAGGTCAGGCTTTCACACTCCGAGATCCGAGAGTTACTACGAGACACTCCCTATGATTGCTGATGCATGGGAAGCCCTGAGAAGGTCTGTGGTTCACTTCCGGGGGCAACCTGTTGGGACTATTGCAGCTCTGGATCATTCTGTAGAAGAACTGAACTATGATCAG GTCTTTGTTAGGGACTTTGTCCCAAGCGCACTGGCGTTTCTGATGAATGGCCAGACAGAAATAGTGAAGAATTTCCTCCTCAGAACCCTTCACCTCCAATCACGAGAGAAGATGGTTGACCAGTTCAAGCTAGGGGAAGGGGTAATGCCCACTAGCTTCAAGGTGATCCATGATCCGGCAAGGAATCACGAGACCTTGACCGCAGACTTTGGCGAGAGCGCAATAGGGAGAGTAGCCCCGGTGGACTCGGGATTCTGGTGGATCATATTGCTCCGTGCATATACCAAGTCCACAGGTGATTCATCCTTGGCAGAACTGCCCGAGTGCCAGAGGGGCATGCGCCTTATCCTGAGCTTATGTCTCTCGGAAGGCTTCGACACTTTCCCGACGCTGCTCTGTGCGGACGGATGCTGCATGATTGACAGGAGAATG GGTGTATATGGGTATCCGATTGAAATCCAGGCCCTCTTTTTTATGGCACTCCGATGTGCCCTAGTCTTGCTTAAGCAAGAAGGTGAGGGCAAGGACTTGGTGGAGAGGATTGTGCAGCGCCTCCACGCGCTGAGCTACCACATGAGGAACTATTTCTGGCTGGACCTGAAGCAGCTCAATGACATATACCGGTACAAGACCGAGGAGTATTCTCATACGGCGGTCAACAAGTTCAACGTGATGCCCGATTCTCTTCCTGATTGGGTGTTTGATTTCATGCCAAGTCGCGGTGGTTACTTCATTGGGAACGTGAGCCCAGCGAGGATGGATTTCCGGTGGTTCTGCTTGGGCAACTGCGTGGCCATTTTGTCGTCCCTAGCGACCCCTGAACAGTCTGCAGCCATAATGGATCTGATAGAAGAACGCTGGGAAGAGCTGGTAGGCGAGATGCCGCTGAAGATATGCTATCCGGCTATAGAAAGCCACGAATGGACGATCGTCACAGGATGCGACCCGAAGAATACTCGGTGGAGCTATCATAATGGAGGGTCTTGGCCAG TGCTTCTCTGGCTCCTCACGGCGGCGTGCATCAAGACCGGGCGCCCACAAATAGCAAGGCGTGCCATCGAGCTCATTGAGAGCCGGTTGTCAAAGGACCACTGGCCTGAGTACTACGATGGGAAGCTTGGCAAGTACGTTGGGAAGCAGGCCCGGAAGTTCCAGACCTGGTCCATCGCCGGTTACCTGGTGGCCAAGATGATGCTCGAGGACCCGTCTCATTTGGGAATGGTCTCGCTCGAGGAAGACAGACAACTGAAGCCCCTACTGAAGAGATCTGCTTCTTGGACCTGTTAA
- the LOC104448848 gene encoding protein IWS1 homolog A, translating to MPSEDAKAAATVAAAAQLARDEDEDGMSLGSMLKDRKNRALNAAPASSSKPRPKAAGGYSGDGPDKKKGVSGPGFRAVKLKKEEKVEEDDDDDDKPISRKLSSLKREEKVKEEDDDDDDKPITRKLANVKVDKEVNVKKKVKQEDVKTVKVEVKRKRSVVVSKVETGKKREKKVYDLPGQKRDPPEERDPLRIFYESLHKQVPRSEMAQFWMMESGLLPKDEAKKVFEKKQRKGQAPKHSSPAKSAISVQRSSQTMSIKKKDLSSSVYSKKKTTDVKVLSKQPKKPKDEDSSCGEDSDDDFVISKTKRQRTGN from the exons ATGCCGTCGGAGGACGCGAAGGCGGCGGCGACtgtggcggcggcggcccaGTTGGCGAgggacgaggacgaggacgggATGAGCTTGGGCTCCATGCTCAAGGACAGGAAGAACAGGGCCCTCAATGCCGCCCCCGCCTCTTCTTCCAAGCCCCGCCCCAAGGCCGCCGGTGGCTACTCCGGCGACGGCCCCGACAAGAAGAAGGGGGTCTCCGGTCCTGGGTTTAGGGCGGTTAAgctgaagaaggaggagaaggtggaggaagacgacgacgacgatgacaaGCCCATTTCGAGGAAGTTGAGTAGCTTGAAGAGGGAAGAGAAGGTGAAGGAAgaggacgacgacgatgatgacAAGCCCATTACGAGGAAGTTGGCCAATGTCAAGGTTGATAAG gaagtgaatgtgaagaagaaagtcaaGCAAGAGGATGTTAAGACGGTTAAAGTTGAAGTGAAGCGGAAGAGGAGCGTGGTTGTATCGAAGGTGGAAACtgggaagaagagggagaagaaggtCTACGATTTGCCTGGCCAGAAGCGCGATCCTCCCGAAGAG AGAGACCCACTGAGGATTTTCTATGAGTCGCTGCACAAGCAAGTTCCCCGCAGTGAGATGGCGCAATTCTG GATGATGGAGTCTGGGTTGCTACCCAAAGATGAGGCAAAGAAGGTTTTCgagaaaaaacagaggaagGGCCAAGCTCCAAAACATAGTTCCCCTGCAAAATCTGCCATATCAGTTCAGAGAAGCTCTCAAACCATGTCCATCAAGAAGAAAGATCTGTCTTCTTCAGTGTATTCCAAAAAGAAGACAACGGATGTCAAAGTATTGTCGAAgcagcccaagaagcccaagGATGAAGACAGTAGCTGTGGCGAAGATTCAGATGACGACTTtgttatttctaaaacaaagaGACAGAGAACTGGTAATTAG